The following are from one region of the Heliangelus exortis chromosome 2, bHelExo1.hap1, whole genome shotgun sequence genome:
- the CCNE2 gene encoding G1/S-specific cyclin-E2 isoform X1 yields MSRRSSRLQAKQQQPLLCQEESPQELQAPEYLQTRKRRTAEQEIKKREDGKMAKKHQYEIKSCWPPTITGGVSPCIIIETPHKEPVTTDFSRFKKYRFRNLFINPSPLPELNWGNSKDVWLNILKKENRYIHCKHFTSLHPSLQPHMRSILLDWLLEVCEVYALHRETFYLAQDFFDRFMLTQKNINKSMLQLIGITSLFIASKLEEIYAPKIQEFAYVTDGACSEDDIVRMELIMLKALKWELCPVTIVSWLNLYLQVDALRDVPTVLLPQYSQEKFIQIAQLLDLCILDVNSLDFQYRTLAAAALCHYTSIEVVKKASGLDWDSISECVEWMVPFVNVAKKVSLKLKNFKKVAVEDRHNIQTHTNYLDMLEEVNSGVAATVPGQLSPVSTGGIITPPKSTEKK; encoded by the exons ATGTCAAGACGCAG TAGTCGTTTGCaagccaagcagcagcagccactgttATGTCAAGAAGAATCTCCACAAGAACTGCAGGCACCAGAATATCTCCAGACAAGAAAAAGGAGAACAGCAGAG CAGGAGAttaagaaaagagaagatgggAAAATGGCTAAAAAGCATCAGTATGAGATTAAG AGTTGTTGGCCGCCCACGATAACAGGAGGAGTCTCACCTTGCATAATCATTGAAACACCTCACAAAGAACCAGTAACCACTGACTTCTCAAGATTCAAAAAATACAGGTTCAGAAACCTCTTCATAAATCCATCACCTTTGCCAGAACTCAA CTGGGGAAATTCCAAAGATGTCTGGCTCAACATCCTGAAGAAGGAGAACAGATACATTCATTGCAAACACTTCACATCACTACATCCTAGTTTGCAACCTCACATGAGATCAATACTCTTAGACTGGCTCTTAGAG GTGTGTGAGGTTTATGCACTCCACAGGGAAACCTTCTACCTGGCTCAAGATTTTTTTGATAGATTCATGTTGACTCAAAAGAACATTAACAAGAGCATGCTTCAGCTCATAGGAATTACCTCATTATTCATTGCCTCCAAACTTGAG GAAATCTACGCTCCTAAAATCCAGGAATTTGCTTATGTTACTGATGGTGCTTGCAGTGAAGATGATATTGTAAGAATGGAACTCATTATGTTAAAG GCTTTAAAATGGGAACTGTGTCCAGTGACAATTGTCTCTTGGCTGAACCTCTACCTTCAAGTGGATGCTCTGAGGGATGTTCCAACAGTGCTGCTACCTCAGTATTCTCAGGAAAAATTCATTCAGATAGCACAG ctCTTAGACCTCTGCATTCTGGATGTGAATTCCTTGGACTTCCAGTACAGAACACTagctgctgcagccctctgcCACTATACCTCAATTGAAGTAGTGAAGAAAGCTTCTG GCTTAGATTGGGACAGCATTTCAGAGTGTGTAGAATGGATGGTTCCCTTTGTGAATGTGGCCAAAAAGGTCTCTCTGAAGCTGAAGAACTTTAAGAAGGTTGCAGTAGAAGATCGACATAACATCCAAACGCACACCAATTACTTGGACATGCTG
- the CCNE2 gene encoding G1/S-specific cyclin-E2 isoform X2, with protein sequence MSRRSSRLQAKQQQPLLCQEESPQELQAPEYLQTRKRRTAEEIKKREDGKMAKKHQYEIKSCWPPTITGGVSPCIIIETPHKEPVTTDFSRFKKYRFRNLFINPSPLPELNWGNSKDVWLNILKKENRYIHCKHFTSLHPSLQPHMRSILLDWLLEVCEVYALHRETFYLAQDFFDRFMLTQKNINKSMLQLIGITSLFIASKLEEIYAPKIQEFAYVTDGACSEDDIVRMELIMLKALKWELCPVTIVSWLNLYLQVDALRDVPTVLLPQYSQEKFIQIAQLLDLCILDVNSLDFQYRTLAAAALCHYTSIEVVKKASGLDWDSISECVEWMVPFVNVAKKVSLKLKNFKKVAVEDRHNIQTHTNYLDMLEEVNSGVAATVPGQLSPVSTGGIITPPKSTEKK encoded by the exons ATGTCAAGACGCAG TAGTCGTTTGCaagccaagcagcagcagccactgttATGTCAAGAAGAATCTCCACAAGAACTGCAGGCACCAGAATATCTCCAGACAAGAAAAAGGAGAACAGCAGAG GAGAttaagaaaagagaagatgggAAAATGGCTAAAAAGCATCAGTATGAGATTAAG AGTTGTTGGCCGCCCACGATAACAGGAGGAGTCTCACCTTGCATAATCATTGAAACACCTCACAAAGAACCAGTAACCACTGACTTCTCAAGATTCAAAAAATACAGGTTCAGAAACCTCTTCATAAATCCATCACCTTTGCCAGAACTCAA CTGGGGAAATTCCAAAGATGTCTGGCTCAACATCCTGAAGAAGGAGAACAGATACATTCATTGCAAACACTTCACATCACTACATCCTAGTTTGCAACCTCACATGAGATCAATACTCTTAGACTGGCTCTTAGAG GTGTGTGAGGTTTATGCACTCCACAGGGAAACCTTCTACCTGGCTCAAGATTTTTTTGATAGATTCATGTTGACTCAAAAGAACATTAACAAGAGCATGCTTCAGCTCATAGGAATTACCTCATTATTCATTGCCTCCAAACTTGAG GAAATCTACGCTCCTAAAATCCAGGAATTTGCTTATGTTACTGATGGTGCTTGCAGTGAAGATGATATTGTAAGAATGGAACTCATTATGTTAAAG GCTTTAAAATGGGAACTGTGTCCAGTGACAATTGTCTCTTGGCTGAACCTCTACCTTCAAGTGGATGCTCTGAGGGATGTTCCAACAGTGCTGCTACCTCAGTATTCTCAGGAAAAATTCATTCAGATAGCACAG ctCTTAGACCTCTGCATTCTGGATGTGAATTCCTTGGACTTCCAGTACAGAACACTagctgctgcagccctctgcCACTATACCTCAATTGAAGTAGTGAAGAAAGCTTCTG GCTTAGATTGGGACAGCATTTCAGAGTGTGTAGAATGGATGGTTCCCTTTGTGAATGTGGCCAAAAAGGTCTCTCTGAAGCTGAAGAACTTTAAGAAGGTTGCAGTAGAAGATCGACATAACATCCAAACGCACACCAATTACTTGGACATGCTG